In Halobacterium noricense, the genomic stretch CGTCGGGGCCGAGCGCGGCGGCGGCCGCGACCTGCTCGGGGTTGTTCGCGCACACGACGGTGTCGAGGTCGACGCGCTCGGCGGCGTCGAGGCTGTCGTCGATGTCCGCGAGCTTGCGGCGGTGCTCGGAGTGGTTGAGGAGCGTGCCGACAGCGCCGTTGTCCGCGACGGATTCGGCGAGCACGCTGCCCGTGTGGCTGCCGTGCTCGACGGGGCTGACGTGCTGGGCGTACGTCGTCGCGCCCGTCTCCGCGACCCGCGCGAGGTCTGCGGGCTGCGGGGCGACGGCGATGGTCGTGTCTGTCGATTCGGCGACGTCGGCGGCGGCCTCCGCGACCGCGACCGGGTCGCAAGGGTACGCCTTCAGATTGACGAGTACGAACACGTCAACACCGGCGTTCTCCCGCGCGAAAAAACTGTAGGTTTAGCTGTCGTCGCTCTTCCGGCGGACCTTGTCGCCGAGCGTCAGCCCCGCGCTGTCGCTGTCCGAGGACCAGTCCTCGTCGGCCTCGCCGCCGGACTCCGTCAGGGAGATGCCGAGCTTGCTCTCGAGCTTCTCGCGGACGTCGTCGCTGGGGAGGCTGTCGCCGCGTTCCAGCTTCCGGATGACGCTGGCCTTCTCGTTGAGGTCGTCGGCCAGTTCCTCCTGGCTGAGTCCCTCGGTCTCGCGGGCCTTCCGGATGCGGTCGTCGTAGTCGCTGGCGAGCTCTTCCATCTCGTCGAACATGTCGCGGCGGCGGCGACCGCCCGAGGAGCCGCCGCTGGACGAGGACGTAGAGCCGCCCGAGGACTGACTAGATGAAGACGTCGAATACTTCGTGCTGGTGGTGCTGGAGGACTCCGTTTCGACTGTCGTTCCGAACTCCGAACAGTCGTCGCAGACGTCGATTTCCGCCCCCTCGATTTTGACGGTCTTCGGGGACGAGACCTCCTTGCCACACATCTCGCACTGAGCCATACCAACAGGTAGCCGCGGACGACGCTTAAATGGCACGCCGCGGGGACCTCAGGAGAGCTGGCGCCACGCGGAGACGAACCGCTGAATCGCGGTGAGGTGGCCGACGACGGCGAACAGCGCGAGCAGCCACGCGACCAGCGAGAACCCACCGGCAGCAGGAATGAACACGGAGAGTCCACCGGTGATTCCGACGAGCGCGAGGCGGTCCGCGCGCCCGAGTAGGCCGCCGTACACGCGGTCGAGGCCGACGGCTTGCGCTTGCGTGCCGAGGTACGACGTGAGCAGCACGCCCGTGACGGCGGCGAGCCCGAGGTCGTAGCGGCCGATACCGGCGGCGAGCCCGGCGACGATGACCACGTCGGCGTACCGGTCGAGGACGTGGTCGAGGAGGTCGCCCGCCACCGAGTCCGTGCCGAGTTCCCGCGCGAGCGCGCCGTCGAGGAGGTCCAGCCAGCCGTTGACGACGACGCAGAGCGCGCCGACCGCGTACATCGACGGCGACGCGACGTAGAACACGGCGGCGGCCGCGACCGCGAACAGGAACGCGACGACGCTGACCGCGTTCGGGGTCGCGCCGACGCGCACCGCCGCGCGCACCCACGGCCGCATCAGCCGCGTCGCGAGGTCGCGGTAGGTGTCGAGCGTCACGCGCGGTCACCCGTCATAGGTACTCCGTGAAGTCCACCTCGCCCGCGGAGGGGTCGCGTTCGCCCGCGAGCACGGCCGCGACGTCGTCGGCGACCGCCTCCGGGTCGCGGTCGGTGGTGTCGATTTCGTAGACGTTGGGCTTCCCGTGGTCGCGGACGGCCTCCGAGAGGATAACATCCAGCGCTTCGCTCTCGGCGTTCTCCTCGGCTTTCTCGGCGGGTTCGCCGCGCTCGATGAGGCGGCGCTCCAGTTCGCCGGGTGCGCACCGCAGCACGACCACGCGGTCCGCGTCCAGCAGGTGCGAGAGGTGCGACTCCACGAGCACGTCCTCGCGCCCCTCCAGCCAGTCGCGGACGGCGTCGAGGTCCGCGACCTTGCTGTCGCGGGCTTCGTCGACCTCCGTGTAGAGGTCTTCCGCCTGGATGACGTCGTTGAGGTGGACGATGTCGAGGCCGGTGTCGAGGTGCTCGGTGGCGGTCGTCTTCCCGGTGCCCGGCGTCCCGGTGACGGCGACTCTCATTCCGCGAGCACCTCGTTGAGCACGGCGACCGCGCGCTCGGTCTCCTCGCGGGTGCCGCAGGTGATGCGGACGTGTTCGGGGAGCCCGAAGCTGGAACAGTCCCGAATCAGGACGCCCTCGCGCTTGGCGGCGTCCGCGACCTCGGTGGCGTCGCCGACGTTCGCGAGCACGAAGTTCCCGTGGCTCTCGTACGTCCGCGCATCGAGTTCGTCGTACATGTACTGCCGCGACCACTCGACGCTGTCGACGGTCTGCTCGACGTGCTCGTCGTCGTCAAGCGCGGCGGTGCCCGCCCGGCACGCGATGGCGCTCGCGGCGAACGGCGTCTGCACGCGAGCGTACGCGTCCGCCCACGCCTGCGGTGTGACGGCGTACCCGAGGCGGATGCCCGCGAGCCCGTACGCCTTCGAGAACGTCCGCAGCACCGCGACGTCGTCGCGTTCGTCGAGCAGCGAGACCGCGGAGGGCGCGTCCGTGAATTCGCCGTACGCCTCGTCCACGACGACGAGCGTGTCCTCGTCGGTCTCGTCAGCGACTTCCTCGACCGCGTCCAGCGTGAACCGGTGGCCGGTCGGGTTGTGCGGGCTCGTCAGGTAGACGACGCGCTCGCCGTCGTACGCGTCCAGCACGCTCTCGGCGGTGAGCGCGAATCCGTCCTCGGTGCGGACGTCGTACTCGGCGACCTCGCCGTGGTGGAAGCGCGCGCTCATCCCGTAGTACGTGAAGCCCGGCGTCGGCACGAGTACGCGGTCGCCCGGCGCGAGCGTCGCCCGCGCGAGGTAGTCGAGTGCGCCGTCGCCGCCGTTCGCCAGCCACACCTGCTCGTCGGCGACGTCCCACCGGTCGGCGAGCGCGGCCGTGAGGTCGGCGTGGACGGCCTTCGGGTAGCGGTGGACCCCCGAAGCGGTCTCGCGGATGGCGGCTTCGGCCTTCGGACTCGGGCCGTGGGGGTTCTCGTTCGAGGAGAGCTTCACGAACTCCGCGGGGTCGCGCCCGAGTTCGCGCGCGACCTCCTCGATTCCCCGACCGGCCCGGTACTCCACGTGGTCGGAGAGGTCCCGTAGTTCCATGCCCGAGTCGAGTGGCGGGCGCGCCTTAAGACTGCCTTCACGGAGTTGTCCGCCGATACCCCGTCGTTTTACCGGTTTCTGGATGCGTGTATTTGAGAATCGCGTGGTCGCCCCGAGTTCGGTCGTGGCGGTAGCCGAACTGCTGCAGGACGGAGACGATTTCCCGTCCCGAGAAGTCGTGCGACCCCATTCAGGCGTCGAACCACGGCGCGTCAGGTTCGGGTGACGGCGATTCGTCCTCGCGGGCGTCCTCCGTGAGTGCGACGGCTTCGTCGAGATTCGCCAGCGCCTCCTCGCGGGTCGCACCCTGGCTCGCCACACCCGTGTCCTCGTCGATGGCGGACCACCAGCCGTCGTCCTCCTCGACGAGGCGAATCTCGCGTCCCGTGCTCATACCTGCTCGTACGTCGGTATCGCGTATAAACTTCCGGCCGGGTTCGGTTTCGGCCTGATTGAATTCCCGCTCGCCGCCGCGACCGTGAGAACTAACGGGGTCGCCGCCGCCTGTCAGGCTATGACGAGTCGCTATCGCGTGACGAGCGTCGCAGACGTTCACGAGGAGGGCGGCTGGGTGTTCACGGTGCGGGACGAGCACGGCGGCGACGAGGAAGTGCTGTTGGTGCCCTGCGGGGACGGCGTGGAGGCGTGGTGA encodes the following:
- the tpiA gene encoding triose-phosphate isomerase, whose amino-acid sequence is MFVLVNLKAYPCDPVAVAEAAADVAESTDTTIAVAPQPADLARVAETGATTYAQHVSPVEHGSHTGSVLAESVADNGAVGTLLNHSEHRRKLADIDDSLDAAERVDLDTVVCANNPEQVAAAAALGPDAVAVEPPELIGTGTPVSQADPGIVEDAVAAAEAVDPSVDVYCGAGISTGDDLEAARELGASGVLLASGVAKADDPRAALEDLVEPLA
- a CDS encoding multiprotein bridging factor aMBF1; its protein translation is MAQCEMCGKEVSSPKTVKIEGAEIDVCDDCSEFGTTVETESSSTTSTKYSTSSSSQSSGGSTSSSSGGSSGGRRRRDMFDEMEELASDYDDRIRKARETEGLSQEELADDLNEKASVIRKLERGDSLPSDDVREKLESKLGISLTESGGEADEDWSSDSDSAGLTLGDKVRRKSDDS
- a CDS encoding CDP-alcohol phosphatidyltransferase family protein, which produces MTLDTYRDLATRLMRPWVRAAVRVGATPNAVSVVAFLFAVAAAAVFYVASPSMYAVGALCVVVNGWLDLLDGALARELGTDSVAGDLLDHVLDRYADVVIVAGLAAGIGRYDLGLAAVTGVLLTSYLGTQAQAVGLDRVYGGLLGRADRLALVGITGGLSVFIPAAGGFSLVAWLLALFAVVGHLTAIQRFVSAWRQLS
- a CDS encoding adenylate kinase family protein, which codes for MRVAVTGTPGTGKTTATEHLDTGLDIVHLNDVIQAEDLYTEVDEARDSKVADLDAVRDWLEGREDVLVESHLSHLLDADRVVVLRCAPGELERRLIERGEPAEKAEENAESEALDVILSEAVRDHGKPNVYEIDTTDRDPEAVADDVAAVLAGERDPSAGEVDFTEYL
- the hisC gene encoding histidinol-phosphate transaminase, with amino-acid sequence MELRDLSDHVEYRAGRGIEEVARELGRDPAEFVKLSSNENPHGPSPKAEAAIRETASGVHRYPKAVHADLTAALADRWDVADEQVWLANGGDGALDYLARATLAPGDRVLVPTPGFTYYGMSARFHHGEVAEYDVRTEDGFALTAESVLDAYDGERVVYLTSPHNPTGHRFTLDAVEEVADETDEDTLVVVDEAYGEFTDAPSAVSLLDERDDVAVLRTFSKAYGLAGIRLGYAVTPQAWADAYARVQTPFAASAIACRAGTAALDDDEHVEQTVDSVEWSRQYMYDELDARTYESHGNFVLANVGDATEVADAAKREGVLIRDCSSFGLPEHVRITCGTREETERAVAVLNEVLAE
- a CDS encoding type II toxin-antitoxin system HicA family toxin codes for the protein MGSHDFSGREIVSVLQQFGYRHDRTRGDHAILKYTHPETGKTTGYRRTTP
- a CDS encoding type II toxin-antitoxin system HicB family antitoxin, which codes for MSTGREIRLVEEDDGWWSAIDEDTGVASQGATREEALANLDEAVALTEDAREDESPSPEPDAPWFDA